Within Mariprofundus sp. NF, the genomic segment GCAGATAGAGGAAGGGGTCTCCGAAATTACCCAGCATCGATGCGCCGGCCAACTGTTTCCAGACCAGAAAGTTGCGCCGCCATACAGCCAGCACATGGGTGGGAATGAGCTGGAAGAGGCTCATGCCTCCTCCCTCATGTCGCGGCCGGTAAGTTTGAGAAATACATCCTCCAGTGAGGCCGGGCGATGAATGAAGGTGAGTTCACTGCGCTCGGCACAGCGGGTCACCAGAGGTCGGGCATCAATGCCGTAGCAGAACCATGTATCACCGACATGGTCACGGCGGATATCCAACCCTTCGCAGAGTTCAATGGCATCGAGTTCATTATGCAGTCCCCGAATCGCCACCACCTCCGGCTCAACATGTTCTCTGATCAGGTCTCTCGGTGTACCGCGTGTTAAAATATTGCCGCGATCAAGCACCATCAGCTCATCACACAGCTCGGCAGCCTCCTCCATGTAGTGGGTGGTCAGAATCAGGGTTTTGCCAGCAGCTTTTAGTGATCGCAGCCGTTGCCAGATCAGATGACGGGCCTGCGGATCAAGGCCTGTGGAGGGCTCATCGAGCACAATCAGGTC encodes:
- a CDS encoding ATP-binding cassette domain-containing protein, which codes for MSQAVVSAKSLRKTFADRDVVCGIDFDIRPGICFGILGPNGAGKTTLIRMLMGLSPVTAGDYRLFDRDVSEAAIHSRVGVVPQQDNLDPDFSVRLNLKVYAGYFGISAKEAEPRIEELLEFAALSSRGDDQVATLSGGMRRRLMVARALINDPDLIVLDEPSTGLDPQARHLIWQRLRSLKAAGKTLILTTHYMEEAAELCDELMVLDRGNILTRGTPRDLIREHVEPEVVAIRGLHNELDAIELCEGLDIRRDHVGDTWFCYGIDARPLVTRCAERSELTFIHRPASLEDVFLKLTGRDMREEA